Below is a genomic region from Neorhizobium galegae.
GCGATTGCGGCGGACGCAGCGACAGGACGATGTCTCGGCCGAGCCGGATCGGGCCGCGGGCGTGATAGGCGAAGCGGTTGAACAGCCCGCGGGCGCGAACCTTGGCGATCCGCCCCGCACGTTCGCTCTCGAAATCCGCCAGCGCCTGCGCAAGGGGCAGGGGACCGGCTACCCGGTTTGCCAGCACGAACGCGTCCTCGATCGCCATAGACGCGCCCTGGGCCGCAAACGGCATCATCGCATGCGCCGCATCGCCGATCAGCGCCATGTCGCGGCCGTTGTGCCAGCGCCCGGCACTCACCTTGTAAAGCGGCCAGAAGGTTGGCTGTTCGGCCCTTTCGATCAGTTGAACGATGCGCCGGTTCCAGCGATGGAACTGGCCGAGCAGCATGCGCCGCTGCGCATCGCCGGCTTGTGCATCCCAGGTCCTGCCGGGACTGATGCCCGACGCGATTGCGACGATGTTGAACCCGTCGATCTCCTTGAGCGGGTAAGCAACCACATGGGTCGAGGGCCCGAGAAAGGCGGTGACCTGGCCCGCGTCCAGCCAGTCGGGTCTTGCGCTGCCGGGAATAGTGAAGCGCCAGGCGACATTGCGCGAAAAATCCGGCTGCGGGCTGTCCGGTATGCCGGCGCGCAGGTTGGACCAGACGCCGTCTGCGCCGACGATCAGGGGATAGGTTCTGCCGGTGATCCCGGCCAGCGTCCCGTGCGGATCCTTGCGGACAGGCGTATCCAGATGGATTTTGCAGAGCGGGCTTTGTTCGACGGCCTCAAGCAGCGCCTTTTGAAGCGTCGCACGGTGGAGGACCCCATAGGGCGCACCCCAGCGCTCGCGGGCGAAACGCCCGGCCGGCACATGCGCAAGCGGTCTGAGCGACGTCCCCGAAACGAGCGCAATCCGTTCCGGTTCGGTCCAGACGGCTTCAAGTGCGGGCAGGACGCCGAGTTCGGAGAGCACGTGCGACGCGTTCGGCGATATCTGCAGGCCGGCCCCGACCTCGATCAGGGCGGCTGCTTCCTCGAAAATGTCGCAGGCTATGCCGTGGCGGGCGAAGGCGAGCGCGGCCGTCAGCCCGGCCATGCCGGCACCGATGATCGCTACTCTATCAATGGGCATGTCGGAATGCCGATCAGGCGGCCTTGACGTGGAAGACGCAGCCCGGCGGGTCGGTCTGTTCGGCCTTCAGCGACGGATTGTAGCGGTAGAGGGTCGAGCAGTAGGAGCAGACCTTCTCGTTGTCGTCGCCCATGTCGATGAAGATATGCGGATGGTCGAAGGGAACCGAAGCGCCAGTGCACATGAATTCCTTGACGCCGATCTGGATCAAGCTATGCCCGCCGTCGTTCTGGAAGTGGGGAATGCTGTGCCCGGCCATGATGGTCTCCGATATTTGAATGCGGCGCGTCTGATTTGCGCCGGACATTAGCCGCCCGCTTGGCGATTGTGTAGTGGGAAAACCGCCGCAGGCGCGTCGATTTCGTGTCGGGCACGGGTTCAAACGCCGCGGTTCATCCCTTATGTTCCCGGCGTCAATGAGGACTGCCTTCGATGAATCTCAACGCGCCTGCCTTCTCCAAGTTTTCCCATGAGGGTCTCGATCTTGCCTATTTCGACGAAGGCGATCCGTCCGGCGATCCGGTGCTGCTCATTCACGGTTTCGCATCCAGCGCGCTGGTCAACTGGGTACATCCGGGCTGGCTGAAGACGCTGGGCGACGCGGGCTACCGGGTGATTGCCATGGACAATCGCGGCCATGGGGCAAGCGACAAGCCGCTCGATCCGGAAGCCTATCGGCCATGGGTGATGGCCGATGATTCGATGGCGCTCCTCGATCACTTGAGGATCCCGGAAGCGCATGTCTTCGGTTATTCGATGGGCGCACGCATCTCGGTATTTTCCGCGCTCGCCCATCCGCATCGGGTGCGCTCGCTTGTGCTCGGAGGTCTCGGCATCGGCATGACCGACGGGGTAGGGGACTGGGACCCGATCGCAGACGCCTTGCTCGCCCCTTCGCTCGACGATGTCAGCCATGCCCGCGGCCGAATGTTCCGTGCCTTTGCCGACCAGACGAAGAGCGACAGGCAGGCCCTGGCCGCCTGCATCCGCGGTTCGCGGGATCTGGTGACCCGCGCGGACATGGGGCGGATCGACGCGCCGACCCTGATCGGCGTCGGAACCACGGACGACATCGCCGGTTCCGCGCAGGAGCTGGCCGCCTTGATGCCGAACGCGATTGCCCTCGATATTCCCGGACGCGACCACATGCTCGCGGTCGGCGACCGGGTGTTCAAGAAGGCGGTTGTCGACTTCTACGCGGAGCTCTCCGCACGGCCGTAGGTTTCTTCATTCTTACGATCAACGGAATGCGATTTTGCGCCCATTGGTCTCGGCGTAAACTTATTCTATATACTGGCCCTGGAAAGCTCTGCCATACGGCAAACGAGGAGACGGCGATGGCCGCAAGAACTGAAATCCGCCAGGAGCAGGTCGCAACGATGGATCCCATCTGGGATACGTTGCGCCAGGAGGCGCGCGCGGCAACCGAGCAGGACCCGCTGCTCGCCGCATTTTTCTATTCTGCCGTGCTCAACCATCGCTCGCTCGAGGAATGCGTCGTGCACCGCATCTGCGAGCGCCTCGCCCATGCGGATATTCCGGACGTCCTTCTACGCCAGACCTTCATGGAAATGCTGGCCGACTGGCCGGAATGGGGCGCGATCATGCGCGTCGACATCCAGGCCGTCTACGACCGTGATCCGGCCTGCCTGCGTTTCATGGAGCCGGTCCTTTATTTCAAGGGTTTCCACGCGATCCAGGCGCACCGGCTGGCACATTGGCTGTTCAACCGCGGCCGCCGCGATTTTGCGCTCTATCTGCAGAGCCGCTCCTCCAGCGTCTTCCAGACGGACATCAATCCGGCAGCCCGCATCGGCAAGGGCATCTTCCTCGATCACGCCACTGGCCTCGTGGTCGGCGAGACGGCTGTCATCGGCGACAATGTCTCGATCCTGCATGGGGTGACGCTCGGCGGCACCGGCAAGGAAGGCGCCGATCGCCATCCGAAGATCGCCAACGGCGTCCTCATCGGTGCCGGCGCAAAGATCCTCGGCAATATCGAGGTCGGGTCGTGCTCGCGCGTCGCCGCGGGCTCGGTGGTCCTGAAGGCCGTTCCGCCTAAGTCGACCGTCGCCGGCGTGCCGGCAAAGGTGGTCGGGAGCGCGGGGTGTTCGGAGCCGTCGCGCCTGATGGACCAGCTTCTCGGTGCCGACGACTGATTCGTCTGCGTTTGCCCGCCGCTTGCCGATGTTTGGGGTTCGCTGAACATCGGCCCCACGAACATCGCAAAAGCGCGGCGGAGGCTACCTCTGGCGGCTTTACTTTTGCCTTTGTCCCATGCCAAAAGCGCCGCAACCGAGAACCGCTGACGGAGAGAAACGTGAAACCGGACGAAATCAAGAAGCTCGATGCCTACTTCAAGCGCGTGATCAATCCGCAGGCGATCGTCAAGGCGCGTCCGCGCAAGAACGACTCGGCCGAAGTTTACCTCGGCGACGAGTTTCTCGGCGTCATCTATATCGATGACGAGGATGGCGACCGCTCCTACAATTTCTCCATGGCGATCCTTGACGTCGATCTTTGATCGGATCTCCTGGACGTCGATCTGTGATCGTCCCGGTCGCACGACTTCAAGGCGGGCTGACAGGCCCGCTTTTTTGATTCGTGCGGAACGACCGCCGGGAAAGAAAATGGCTGCGGCGTTTTTGCACGGCTGGTTGAGATCCACTGATATATCTTCGCAAAATCAGACGCCTGAATCCATCTATGCATTTGCATGAATCCTGTTGCAACCAAAGGTGATTTTGCGCCGCACAAATCAGCCTTGACTTTTATCGGTGCGCCGCTTTCTATCAGCGCATCCGAATAGAACAAAGGGACCGGCGATGTTCAATTTCGATGAGGCCAACAAGAAGAGCAAGGAAGCGATGGACGGAATGCTGAAGAGCTATTCCGAGATTGCCAAGGGTTATCAGGCGATCACCACCGAAGCGACCGACTATTCCAAGAAGTCTTTCCAGGACATGACGGGTTTCATGGAAGCGCTCGCTTCCACCCGCAGCGTCGAGGCGGCGTTCGAACTCCAGACCAATTACGTGAAGTCGGCTTATGAGAGCTTCATTGCCGAGTCGACCAAGATTACCGACATGTATGCCGATCTCGCCAAGACGGCCTACAAGCCCTACGAAGCGCCGGTCGCCAAGTCGACCGCCGTGGTGACCGCAAACGCCGCGTAACGCGCATAGCGGCCCCTCCAAGCGACGCCTTCACCATAGAAGGCCGGCGGCGTTCAGCGCTGCCGGCCTTTTTGATTCATGCCAATGCGGAAATACCCGACTTTCGGCATGTTCCATCATCTCTTTAGCGGAATAGTGATTGCGTGGCCGCAAAGGGGGCTTAAAATCCGCGTTCAATGAACTAAGTTAGGAAGACTAAGTCCGGCCGTTCGGCCATTCGGACGAACCCGCCGGATGACTGGGGAATGAATGAAGATGATCGCACTGCCGATCTTGATGCAAGCTGAAAAGGGTGGCGACGGAGACAACGCAAATCGCGGTACCTCGGTCATCACTCGCACCAAGCCGAAAACAAAGAAGCCCAATCTCTACCGCGTACTGCTGCTGAATGACGATTATACGCCGATGGAGTTCGTCATCCACATTCTGGAGCGTTTCTTTCAGAAGGACAGGGAGGCAGCGACGCGTATCATGCTCCACGTCCACAATCACGGCGTGGGGGAATGCGGAATATTTACATATGAAGTAGCGGAAACCAAAGTGTCCCAGGTCATGGACTTCGCCCGGCAACACCAGCATCCGCTGCAATGTGTCATGGAAAAGAAGTGAGGAACCCGACGTGCCAACATTTTCGCCTAGTCTAGAAAAGGCGCTGCATCAGGCACTGACCTTTGCCAACGAGCGGCATCACGAATATGCCACGCTCGAGCACCTGCTTTTGG
It encodes:
- a CDS encoding zinc-finger domain-containing protein — encoded protein: MAGHSIPHFQNDGGHSLIQIGVKEFMCTGASVPFDHPHIFIDMGDDNEKVCSYCSTLYRYNPSLKAEQTDPPGCVFHVKAA
- a CDS encoding phasin family protein, with the translated sequence MFNFDEANKKSKEAMDGMLKSYSEIAKGYQAITTEATDYSKKSFQDMTGFMEALASTRSVEAAFELQTNYVKSAYESFIAESTKITDMYADLAKTAYKPYEAPVAKSTAVVTANAA
- the clpS gene encoding ATP-dependent Clp protease adapter ClpS, coding for MIALPILMQAEKGGDGDNANRGTSVITRTKPKTKKPNLYRVLLLNDDYTPMEFVIHILERFFQKDREAATRIMLHVHNHGVGECGIFTYEVAETKVSQVMDFARQHQHPLQCVMEKK
- a CDS encoding DUF3126 family protein, with the translated sequence MKPDEIKKLDAYFKRVINPQAIVKARPRKNDSAEVYLGDEFLGVIYIDDEDGDRSYNFSMAILDVDL
- a CDS encoding alpha/beta fold hydrolase — translated: MNLNAPAFSKFSHEGLDLAYFDEGDPSGDPVLLIHGFASSALVNWVHPGWLKTLGDAGYRVIAMDNRGHGASDKPLDPEAYRPWVMADDSMALLDHLRIPEAHVFGYSMGARISVFSALAHPHRVRSLVLGGLGIGMTDGVGDWDPIADALLAPSLDDVSHARGRMFRAFADQTKSDRQALAACIRGSRDLVTRADMGRIDAPTLIGVGTTDDIAGSAQELAALMPNAIALDIPGRDHMLAVGDRVFKKAVVDFYAELSARP
- the cysE gene encoding serine O-acetyltransferase, coding for MAARTEIRQEQVATMDPIWDTLRQEARAATEQDPLLAAFFYSAVLNHRSLEECVVHRICERLAHADIPDVLLRQTFMEMLADWPEWGAIMRVDIQAVYDRDPACLRFMEPVLYFKGFHAIQAHRLAHWLFNRGRRDFALYLQSRSSSVFQTDINPAARIGKGIFLDHATGLVVGETAVIGDNVSILHGVTLGGTGKEGADRHPKIANGVLIGAGAKILGNIEVGSCSRVAAGSVVLKAVPPKSTVAGVPAKVVGSAGCSEPSRLMDQLLGADD
- a CDS encoding FAD-dependent monooxygenase, translated to MPIDRVAIIGAGMAGLTAALAFARHGIACDIFEEAAALIEVGAGLQISPNASHVLSELGVLPALEAVWTEPERIALVSGTSLRPLAHVPAGRFARERWGAPYGVLHRATLQKALLEAVEQSPLCKIHLDTPVRKDPHGTLAGITGRTYPLIVGADGVWSNLRAGIPDSPQPDFSRNVAWRFTIPGSARPDWLDAGQVTAFLGPSTHVVAYPLKEIDGFNIVAIASGISPGRTWDAQAGDAQRRMLLGQFHRWNRRIVQLIERAEQPTFWPLYKVSAGRWHNGRDMALIGDAAHAMMPFAAQGASMAIEDAFVLANRVAGPLPLAQALADFESERAGRIAKVRARGLFNRFAYHARGPIRLGRDIVLSLRPPQSLAADFDWLYGFKAR